In Luteolibacter rhizosphaerae, the following proteins share a genomic window:
- a CDS encoding PEP-CTERM sorting domain-containing protein, with protein MTARQQLVSCGVSCVLALSGSAFAAVALCDESGSTGGNRPLGRLEEATDFTTQSLAAEGAETDLRVTRVDRVPGMLTAVPEPAAILIGSIGLLALVRRRRG; from the coding sequence ATGACGGCCCGGCAGCAGCTCGTGTCCTGCGGTGTGTCGTGTGTTCTAGCTCTCTCCGGCTCCGCCTTCGCGGCGGTAGCCCTGTGCGATGAGAGCGGCAGCACCGGCGGAAACCGCCCGCTCGGTCGTCTCGAGGAGGCAACGGATTTCACCACGCAGAGTCTCGCCGCCGAAGGCGCGGAGACGGATCTGCGGGTCACCCGCGTGGATCGCGTCCCCGGCATGCTCACGGCAGTGCCGGAGCCGGCGGCGATCCTGATCGGGAGTATCGGTTTGCTGGCATTGGTCCGCCGGCGAAGGGGATGA
- a CDS encoding TIGR00266 family protein: MDYEIIGESIQMVEIELDPGETVIAEGGAMNYMEDGIAFETKMGDGSTPDQGFMGKLMAVGKRALTGESLFMTHFTNRAGGKKRVTFAAPYPGTVVPIDLAQQGGELLCQKDAFLCAALGTQIGIAFNRKLGAGLFGGEGFILQRLQGDGVAFIHAGGTVVRKELKGEKLFVDTGCLVGFTKGINYDIQRAGNLKSMVFGGEGLFLATLQGHGTVWLQSMPFARLAQRITGMYASGREQGSALGGLGNLFGD; encoded by the coding sequence ATCGATTACGAGATCATCGGCGAGTCGATCCAGATGGTGGAGATCGAGCTCGATCCCGGCGAGACGGTGATCGCGGAAGGCGGCGCGATGAACTACATGGAAGACGGCATCGCCTTCGAGACGAAGATGGGCGACGGCTCCACGCCGGACCAAGGCTTCATGGGCAAGCTCATGGCCGTCGGCAAGCGCGCGCTGACCGGTGAGTCGCTCTTCATGACCCACTTCACGAACCGCGCGGGCGGCAAGAAGCGTGTCACCTTTGCCGCACCCTATCCCGGCACGGTGGTGCCGATCGATCTGGCCCAGCAGGGCGGGGAATTGCTTTGCCAAAAGGACGCCTTCCTTTGTGCCGCGCTCGGTACGCAGATCGGCATCGCCTTCAACCGCAAGCTCGGTGCCGGCCTCTTCGGCGGCGAGGGCTTCATCCTCCAGCGCCTGCAGGGCGATGGCGTGGCCTTCATCCATGCGGGTGGCACGGTGGTCCGCAAGGAACTGAAGGGTGAGAAGCTCTTCGTGGACACCGGCTGTCTGGTGGGCTTCACCAAGGGCATCAACTACGACATCCAACGCGCCGGTAATCTGAAGTCGATGGTCTTCGGCGGCGAGGGTCTCTTCCTCGCCACCCTGCAGGGTCACGGCACCGTCTGGCTGCAGAGCATGCCCTTCGCCCGTCTCGCGCAGCGCATCACCGGCATGTATGCCAGCGGCCGCGAGCAAGGCTCGGCCCTCGGCGGACTTGGCAATCTCTTCGGTGACTGA
- a CDS encoding chorismate-binding protein, translating into MSEAIAFLDLPGGRTLRGYGPFRTTNVVPAGATAFYRNDFGLTAEEPWHIPERWELVERSASPLPAIPDCVWDAPDASAFATVFQEVSAAIRAGIFEKTVPVAVERGLMAADPGSILLAAAAASSEPLLGYGYTDGSTGFAGASPERLFSLTGNVLKTMALAGTARTEERDVLAVDEKEIREHEYVAQSLVAKLGDIGRVRRGARGIMELRSIVHFHTPIEVDLYQAENPVSLIRRLHPTPALGPLPRTPETMEQLIAWRRRLGTPEGFGAPFGAMVEGEFHAIVAIRGVWWSGRQIRLPAGCGVIEASRLVNEWRELRLKREAVKARFGW; encoded by the coding sequence GTGAGCGAGGCGATTGCATTTCTCGATCTACCGGGCGGTCGCACGCTGCGCGGCTACGGGCCCTTTCGTACGACGAATGTCGTACCAGCGGGAGCCACCGCATTTTACCGGAATGATTTCGGGCTGACCGCGGAGGAGCCCTGGCACATCCCGGAGCGCTGGGAACTGGTGGAGCGGAGTGCCAGCCCGCTGCCCGCGATCCCGGATTGCGTGTGGGATGCACCGGATGCCTCGGCCTTCGCGACCGTCTTCCAGGAAGTCAGCGCGGCGATCCGTGCCGGCATCTTCGAGAAGACCGTGCCGGTGGCGGTGGAGCGAGGACTGATGGCGGCGGACCCGGGTAGCATCCTGCTCGCCGCCGCGGCGGCATCGAGCGAACCGCTTCTGGGTTACGGCTACACGGATGGCAGCACGGGCTTCGCCGGGGCCTCTCCCGAGCGGCTCTTTTCCCTGACCGGCAATGTGCTCAAAACGATGGCGCTGGCCGGGACGGCACGCACGGAGGAGCGGGACGTGCTGGCGGTAGACGAGAAAGAGATCCGCGAACATGAGTACGTGGCACAGTCGCTGGTCGCGAAGCTCGGCGATATCGGCCGGGTGCGACGTGGCGCGCGGGGAATCATGGAGCTGCGCTCGATCGTCCACTTCCACACGCCCATCGAGGTGGATCTCTACCAAGCAGAGAATCCCGTTTCGCTGATCCGGCGCCTGCATCCTACCCCGGCGCTGGGCCCGCTGCCACGCACGCCGGAGACGATGGAGCAGTTGATCGCATGGCGTCGCCGGCTCGGAACGCCGGAAGGATTCGGCGCGCCCTTCGGTGCGATGGTGGAAGGCGAGTTCCACGCCATCGTCGCGATCCGCGGCGTGTGGTGGAGCGGCCGCCAAATCCGCCTGCCCGCCGGCTGCGGCGTGATCGAGGCGAGCCGTCTGGTGAATGAATGGCGCGAGCTGCGGCTCAAGCGGGAAGCGGTGAAGGCGCGATTCGGCTGGTGA
- a CDS encoding tetratricopeptide repeat protein: MSEDEEIQSIYEWIDADDYTTAELLIQRLRDQGCTRCELSLFEAICTYEKKDDAGCLRLLAEFLREAPGHPKRSYAIFTAAICLVNLGLERRALDLLRSLPSSYPDRGAELKNVRAVLAKRRAARVHADAIQALLEGD; this comes from the coding sequence ATGTCCGAGGACGAGGAGATCCAGAGCATCTACGAGTGGATCGATGCGGATGACTACACCACCGCGGAGCTGCTGATCCAGCGGCTCCGCGATCAAGGGTGTACCCGCTGCGAGCTCAGCTTGTTCGAGGCGATCTGCACCTACGAAAAGAAGGATGATGCCGGGTGCCTGCGCTTGCTCGCGGAGTTCTTGCGGGAGGCGCCGGGCCATCCGAAGCGCAGCTACGCCATCTTCACCGCCGCGATCTGCTTGGTGAATCTTGGTCTGGAGAGAAGGGCGCTCGACTTGCTGAGGAGCCTGCCTTCTTCCTATCCGGATCGAGGTGCCGAGCTAAAGAATGTTCGTGCCGTGCTCGCCAAGCGGCGGGCGGCCCGGGTGCACGCGGATGCGATCCAGGCGCTGCTCGAGGGCGACTGA
- a CDS encoding ABC transporter ATP-binding protein has product MRNSGEDKKKRDIKGGLAWVLSYVRPYRHIFIPSLVALFVTAALSLAFPFFLKELIGDPADAWKDGSIDVLATRKKADETILWLVGILAVQAFIAYWRVRGFTRAGEAALNDLRRDLFQHLLKLPMPFFQDQRSGSLSNRISADLGVVRETVLNTLPQAARHSVVLVGSLIAIFVFSWKLSLVMLCSVPVVVLAVAISGRKVRKHSREAQDALAESGMVMEESVQGIADVKAFSNESFEKTRYDRALDRFFDVTLKGANARAAFLSFVIFAMFGTIGGVAWYGSHMLAGGGIDQKDFTGFILFSVFVGASLGTMPEIISQFQAMSGATERLRELMAERSERSGRLSAAKLGGALAFDNVSFRYPSRPDAPVLHELSFIAEPGKRIALVGPSGAGKSTVFSLILGFHEPESGRVLFDESNAADLELAAIRKQIAVVPQEVMLFGGSIRENIEYGRPGASAEDIEAAAKQANAHEFISKLPEGYDTLVGPRGVKLSGGQRQRIAIARAILADPRILLLDEATSALDTESERLVNEALERLMTGRTSLVIAHRLSTVRDADTILVLNHGKLVESGTHDQLIAKQGTYHLLAETQLL; this is encoded by the coding sequence ATGCGGAACTCCGGGGAGGACAAGAAGAAGCGCGATATCAAGGGCGGCCTGGCATGGGTGCTCTCCTACGTGCGGCCCTACCGGCATATCTTCATCCCTTCCCTGGTGGCGCTTTTCGTCACGGCGGCGCTCTCGCTGGCATTTCCCTTCTTCCTGAAGGAGCTGATCGGCGATCCGGCGGATGCTTGGAAGGACGGCAGCATCGACGTGCTGGCCACCCGCAAGAAGGCCGATGAAACGATCCTCTGGCTGGTGGGCATCCTCGCGGTGCAGGCCTTCATCGCCTACTGGCGGGTGAGGGGCTTCACCCGGGCCGGGGAGGCGGCGCTGAACGACCTGCGGCGCGATCTCTTCCAGCATCTGCTCAAGCTGCCGATGCCCTTCTTCCAAGACCAGCGCTCCGGCTCGCTGAGCAACCGCATCTCCGCGGATCTCGGCGTGGTGCGGGAGACGGTGCTGAACACCCTGCCGCAGGCGGCGCGCCATAGCGTGGTGCTGGTCGGCAGCTTGATCGCGATCTTCGTCTTCTCCTGGAAGCTTTCGCTGGTGATGCTGTGCAGCGTGCCGGTGGTGGTGCTGGCGGTGGCGATCTCCGGGCGCAAGGTGCGCAAGCATTCGCGCGAGGCGCAGGACGCACTGGCCGAGTCCGGCATGGTGATGGAGGAAAGCGTGCAGGGGATCGCGGACGTGAAGGCCTTTTCGAACGAGAGCTTCGAGAAGACCCGCTACGATCGCGCGCTCGACCGCTTCTTCGATGTGACGCTGAAGGGGGCGAATGCCCGTGCGGCCTTCCTCTCCTTCGTGATCTTCGCCATGTTCGGAACGATCGGTGGCGTGGCTTGGTATGGCTCGCACATGCTGGCCGGCGGCGGGATCGATCAGAAGGATTTCACCGGCTTCATTCTCTTCAGTGTGTTCGTCGGGGCATCGCTCGGGACCATGCCGGAGATCATCTCGCAGTTCCAAGCGATGTCCGGTGCCACCGAGCGCTTGCGCGAGCTGATGGCGGAGCGGTCGGAGCGCAGCGGCCGTCTTTCCGCCGCCAAGCTGGGCGGTGCGCTGGCTTTCGACAACGTGAGCTTCCGCTATCCCTCGCGGCCGGATGCCCCGGTGCTGCACGAGCTTTCCTTCATCGCGGAGCCGGGCAAGCGCATTGCCTTGGTAGGGCCATCGGGCGCAGGCAAGTCGACGGTGTTTTCCTTGATCCTCGGCTTCCACGAGCCGGAGTCGGGTCGTGTCTTGTTCGATGAGAGCAATGCGGCGGACCTCGAACTCGCTGCCATCCGCAAGCAGATCGCCGTGGTGCCGCAGGAGGTGATGCTCTTCGGCGGATCGATCCGCGAGAACATCGAATATGGACGCCCCGGCGCGAGCGCGGAGGACATCGAGGCCGCGGCCAAGCAGGCGAACGCGCATGAGTTCATCTCCAAGCTGCCGGAGGGCTACGACACCTTGGTCGGCCCGCGTGGCGTGAAGCTCTCCGGCGGTCAGCGCCAGCGCATCGCGATCGCCCGGGCGATCCTCGCCGATCCCCGCATCCTCTTGTTAGATGAAGCGACCAGCGCGCTTGATACCGAGAGCGAGCGACTGGTGAACGAAGCGCTGGAACGCCTGATGACCGGTCGCACCAGCCTCGTCATCGCGCACCGTCTCTCGACCGTCCGGGATGCGGACACGATCCTGGTGCTGAACCACGGCAAGCTGGTGGAAAGCGGCACCCACGATCAACTGATCGCGAAGCAAGGCACCTATCACCTGCTGGCGGAGACGCAGTTGTTGTGA
- a CDS encoding cytidine deaminase family protein: MEYRTQRADQELLATARSLVRPITLGRPDWDAASVAAAIRTPLGNIYTGICIHVSCGMGFCAEHAAAAEMIKAGETQIETVVAVAEDRILAPCGRCREFLTQIDPRNRQARVLLEGGRVASLGELLPE; this comes from the coding sequence ATGGAATACCGGACGCAGCGGGCTGATCAGGAACTCCTCGCCACCGCCCGCAGCTTGGTCCGCCCAATCACGCTGGGCCGCCCGGACTGGGATGCCGCCAGTGTCGCCGCAGCCATCCGCACTCCTCTCGGCAATATCTACACCGGGATCTGCATCCACGTAAGTTGCGGCATGGGCTTCTGCGCCGAGCACGCCGCCGCCGCGGAGATGATCAAGGCGGGCGAGACACAGATCGAGACCGTGGTCGCGGTGGCGGAGGATCGCATCTTGGCGCCCTGCGGTCGCTGCCGCGAGTTCCTCACCCAGATCGATCCCCGCAACCGGCAGGCCCGCGTCCTGTTAGAAGGCGGCAGGGTCGCGTCTCTGGGTGAGCTGCTGCCGGAGTAG